Below is a genomic region from Hevea brasiliensis isolate MT/VB/25A 57/8 chromosome 3, ASM3005281v1, whole genome shotgun sequence.
CGTGATTGCATACATGGGCCTATGTAGCCCATCTAAAGAGCCCAATAAGGGATGAGTCTCGCTAAGTGTGGGCATCCTTCATATAGGAAAACCCTAAATTAAATGCTATAAAAGCTAGGGTTTTGCTCTCTTATTAGTCTCTCTCTACGTGAGCTGCTGCTTGTTCTCTCTGCCTTGGAATCCCTGCTCGGATTTAGCGATCTTCTTGATCTGAAACCATGGCGGACAAGGCAGTTACGATTCGTACCAGGAAGTTCATGACTAACCGTCTTTTATCGAGGAAGCAATTCGTAAGCTCTCTCTCATATATTTTTAAGGCTTATTTTGTTCACTTTCTTGGTTGCCAAACATCTTTTTAGCACGCCTACTCAGTTTTATGGTTCCTAATTTGTTACAGATCTTAAATTAGTAATAATGAAGAGAATTTTTAAGatattgtcttttattaatatgAATTAGCTTTCATATTTTTCTTTGTTAGATTTCTAGATAGAGAAAGATTGATGATTGATGTTAGAGTTCGAATGAATGTCAGCTTTTAGCCCTTAGACGAAAATCGAATGCCTGTGTATGGCATTTGGAATGACGATGTTGTGGGGGTATAattgttttgaatttattttctCTGCAAGTATGCGGGCCCTGGACTGGAGATTTTAGTGCGGCTtggttctattttttttttttatttgtttcccTTTGTTTTTGCATTAGAATTTTTTTCCCATCTCTCCAAAAGAGAGGTAGGTTCTAATGCTTGCGCCAGTGATATGAGAAAATATTATGGGTTTGAAAGAATCCATTTGATGATTCCTATCCACCAAGATCTGTGACgcaatcttttaattttattccTTGATTTGTTAATCAGTGACTTGTCTAACTTTTTTCCCTTGGAATTTTTCAATCTATGCACAATGCTGGAGACAGTTCTTGCCTTTTGTTCAATTGAGCTTTGTATGGCTACTAGTGGCCTAGAGCTAtgcttaatattatttttgggatGATGATAGTTTAGCTGGAGAGAACTCAGAACTCTGATGCTTGTATGATTTCAGATAGAGGTTTCCGTTCTATTGACATCATATTCTTGGTTCACATTTTGTTTTGATCCTGGGTTGGTTTATTGATTTTTTTCCCTTTTGATTAATGCAGATAATTGATGTTCTTCACCCTGGAAGACCCAATGTTTCCAAGGTATATCTTGATAATTTAGACTTCTGTCTCCCCTTTTTCCATTTAATTTTTTAAGAATAACTGCTCATTAGAAAAATCTAGTTGGGCCATTACTGGGAGCATAGTTTTGCTATAATGCCAGTGAGTGGGAAAAAAATATTAGAGTTTCTGATTTAAACATTTGAGTAGATCATCTGATTGTTAGCTGACAATTGTTTTTGCTTTGACCTGTTCAATAGTTTATTcgccttttttttttgttgtttcATTTTCATTCTTCTTTTTTGAAGGCGGAGCTGAAGGAGAAGCTAGCAAGTTTGTATGAGGTGAAGGATCCCAATACAATTTTTGTGTTTAAGTTCAGGACTCACTTTGGAGGTGGCAAATCCACTGGGTTTGGGTTGATTTATGATTCAGTTGAGAATGCAAAGAAGTACGAGCCCAAGTACAGACTCATAAGGGTGGGTTTTGCAAATTTAGTTTTTGTCAGAATAGAAACTTTAGTCATTAATTTCTAAGATTTTGTTTGATTAacttgttttcttttcctttttttttatgccTTTGTATTTTACAAAGGCATGAAAAAGCAAATTAACTCAATCAGTGGCCAATATATTTGATAATGGCACTAACTCTAAAAGGCTAAAATGGCACTGTGAGAGGCTAAAAGACCAAGATTTCTCTCCCCCTAGCTGCATTTTGGTGTCTTGGATTTTGTTCACATCACTGCCTAATCAGCTTATTGTGCATGGAAGCTGTATTTATAGATGATGGAATGTTCACACATCCATGTGATGACGTTATCTGATCGATCTTGTTGATCTCCTTTTCTTTTTTACCCccctaaataaaaatatttaatttttgggTGATATTGAGATCTTATGTACAAATGTGTATTGCTGTAAAAGTGAAAGTAGTCGCTCAATTTGGATTATGGCCATTTGTGAAATTGATGGTGTTATTGATATTTAATAAAATTGTGTTTTAGGTTCTATAATATTTCAATATATCTAATGCGTGCCTTGTTCATCTGATGGTTAGAGTGACTTGGTAATTTTTCATGTGACTTAAAATATGCTTTCTTAGTTTTCTTGGGTTTGATTGATCTTTAGATGCATATGGTGATTGTTCTTGTCCTTGTTATGTTGTTTGCTTTAAGTTTGTGTCCTTTTTGTGCAGAATGGACTTGACACTAAAGTAGAGAAGTCAAGGAAGCAACTGAAGGAGAGAAAGAACAGGGCCAAGAAAGTTCGCGGAGTAAAGAAGGTAAGATCATTGGTTTCATTTGTAATGGTGTCTTGGTGTTAGTCTACTACCTCTGTAGCTTCTAAAATTTTCATTGACGGAAAGTCATTGCTCACCATTGATCTCTCTTATGCAGACAAAGGCTAGTGATGCTGCTAAGGGAGGAAAGAAGAAGTAGGGATTTTTCAagga
It encodes:
- the LOC110662596 gene encoding 40S ribosomal protein S24-1 → MADKAVTIRTRKFMTNRLLSRKQFIIDVLHPGRPNVSKAELKEKLASLYEVKDPNTIFVFKFRTHFGGGKSTGFGLIYDSVENAKKYEPKYRLIRNGLDTKVEKSRKQLKERKNRAKKVRGVKKTKASDAAKGGKKK